DNA sequence from the Pedobacter sp. W3I1 genome:
TTTTATTTGCCAGTTGTGGCATGAAGCAAAAATTGAACAATAAAAAACTGATATACAAAATGCTGATCTTAAATAATTCGGGGACAAAGAAATTTGATATGACACTATAATCAATTTGGCTTTCTTCAAAATGATAAGAATTGCCCCTGCTATAAACGGTAGATGAGCAAATGCTGATCAAGGCCAGGATATATAGCGTTGTGGAGATCCAAAACTCAAGCTGGTTGATATTTTTGGTTTTTATAGCGGATGGGTTACCTGAAAGAATTACCATATTGTTTTTTTTATGCCACAATTTTACAAAGAGTATTTACATCAATATTTAAAATGTGATGGATGGGCTTAAAAATGTGATGAATGAATAAGGTTTTAAGGATTATTTGATTTTAAGATCGGGTTTTTCGTTCGTTGTGCAGTCGGATGTTACCATCTGACTGATCGCTGGATTGATACTCGAATGAATAATTACTATTAGTGGCTGATAGAAATATCTGACACCACATCCAACACCATGATAAAAACGACGATCTGCAAAATATTAAGCATAAAGCTAAACAGTTTATTAACTTTGCTTTTGCATTCACTCACTCCATAATTAAATATTCACTCATTCAAAATTCAATAATTTATATGACCGTTTACGGAATTCCAAATTGCAATACAGTTAAAAAGTCGCTCGATTGGTTAAAAGCACATCAGGTTGATTTTGAATTTCACGATTTCAAGAAAAAAGGCATTACGGCAGAAAAGTTAAACGAGTGGTGTAATACCTTTGGTTGGGAAACGGTATTAAACCGCAAAGGTTTAACCTGGAAAAAACTAACTAAAGAAGAGCAGGCTAAAATTGATAACCAGGATTTGGCAATCGCTTATTTAAAAGAAAATACGAGTGCAATAAAACGCCCGATTATTGAGCAAAACAGTAAAGCCATATTAATTGGATTTGATGATGAAAATTATTTAAAAACACTAATCTAATTCAATTGTTCTAATGTTAAAGTTTGTTAAATGCAGCTTTTAAATGTCGAACTAAGTTACTTTTGAGTATGTACAAACTGATCATTTTTCTATTGCTTGCTTTGCCAATTGGCGTTTTCGCACAAACGGTAACTACAGGTACGGTTTTCGATTACTCGAAAAAAACGCTTTCTCTTCCTGGTGTTAGTATCAGAAACCTGAACAGTAAAAAATCAACCAGTACAAATAAAGAAGGAAAGTATACCATTAATGCCAATATTGGCGATCTTTTAGAGTTTTCTGCCGTAGGCTACCATACCGATACACTTTACTTAACCAACCTGTTAAATAGAACAATATATCTTCCGGTTAAATCGAACAGTTTAAAAGATGTAAATATTACAGCAGTACGGATGAATAGTCAGGTTACAGATGCGAAAGATCCATTGGCTGAAAAATACACGCTATTGAGTACAGGCGGAAACCTAAACCGTAAACGTATGACTGATAAGGTTGGTGGTTTAAATCTAAATCTGGGTTATGGTAAATATAAAAGACAACAACGTAAAGAAGCCGATTTAGAAGAAAAAGAGATGTATCTCGAAGAGATTGACGAAAACTTTACTGCAAAGGCCATTACGGATATGACTAAGTTAGAGGGCGAAGAACTTAAAAACTTCATGATTATTTATCGCCCTTCGGTGGAGGCCGTAAAGGCAGAAAGGCCATACCGTTATGCTTATTATATCTCCCGTGCCTTTGTAGCATGGAAAAAATTAACGCCGCAAGAAAGAAAACTACAGGATCTACCCAAGTTAAAAGCGAATTAATACACGATAACTACTACCGGTAGCATTATAACCATTATTGGTAACATTATAACCACATATAAATCTATATGTGGTTATTTTTTATATTTACCGCCTGATTACAACCTTATTATTATCATGAAATTGACTAAACTAATAACTTTTTGTTTGGTTTGTTGCGTTTTTGCCTTTTCTGCATCAGCCCAACAAACTACAACGTCCGCGCCAGCTACCAATTATAACCCTGCTGAAGCCTTTGGACCACTATTTTATACACAAAACGGGAATGAATTCCGCTCCGCAATTGGCGCACCAGGGCCAAAATATTGGCAAAATCGCGTCGATTATAACATTACAGCTAGTCTCGACGAGACAAAAGACATGGTTACTGGTACTGTTACCATTACGTATAAAAATAACAGTCCCGATAAATTACCTTATTTATGGCTGCAATTAGATCAGAATACCTTTAAAGAAACCTCACGTGGCTATGCTATTACGCCGGCCCGCAGTCGTTACGGTGCTCAGGGTGAAAAATTTGATGGAGGTTATAAAATCCAGAATATCAGTGTTTCGCAAAAAGCTGCACCAGTAAAATTTACTTCTTTGGTAGAAGATACACGTATGCAGATCCGTTTAGACCAACCAATGGCAGCCAATGGCGATATGGTAACGGTTAAAATGGATTATTCTTTTGTTATACCAAAAGAGGGATCGGACAGAACAGGACATTTAACTACAAAAAATGGTGAAATTTTTGCCATTGCACAGTGGTTTCCACGCATGTGTGTGTATGATGATGTAATTGGATGGAATACTTTGCCTTACTGGGGTGGTGGTGAATTTTATTGCGAGTATGGCGATATTAATTTTGCCATTACTGCGCCAGCAAGCCACATAGTAATGGGATCAGGTGAATTATTAAACCCCGTAGAAGTTTTTACACCAGAACAATTACAAAGATGGAATGCGGCTAAAACCAGCGACGCTACCGTTCATATCCGTACCGAAGCAGAGGTTACCAATCCTAAATCTCGTCCGGCTAAAGATAAGCTAACCTGGAAATTTAAAATCTTAAATGCACGTGATGCTGCCTGGGCTTCATCTAAATCTTTTGTGTTAGATGCAGCAAAAATTAATTTGCCAAGTGGTAAAAAAGCTTTGGCAGTTTCTGCACAACCAGTAGAAAGCAATGGTGAAGATGCCTATGGCCGTGGGGTAGAATATGTAAAATCTACAATCGAACATTATTCTACAAAATGGTTCGAATATCCATATCCAATGGCCGTTAACGTGGCCACAAATATTGGTGGTATGGAATATCCTGGTATTGTGTTTTGTGGATGGAAAGCTAAAAAAGCAGCTGCATGGGGCGTAATTGATCACGAATTTGGTCATACTTGGTTCCCAATGATTGTGGGTTCTAACGAGCGTAAATATGGCTGGATGGATGAAGGCTTTAATACTTTTATCAATGGCATTTCTAAAAGTAGTTTTAATAAAGGCGAATACGCTGCTCCACCAATTGATATGAACAAGGTTGGGAAAACAACGATCGGAAATCCTGTTTTTGAAAATATAATGTTAATGCCTGATGGTATGACAGAACGGAATATAGGTGTGAATTTATATTTTAAACCAGGGATGGGATTAGACCTGTTGAGAAATCAGATTTTAGGTGAAGACCGTTTTGACTACGCTTTCCGTCAATACATTAAAAACTGGGCATTTAAACATCCAACACCTTTCGATTTCTTCCGTTCGATGGAGAATGGTGCGGGTGAAGATTTAGCTTGGTTCTGGAGAAGCTGGTGGTTAAACAACTGGAAAATGGATCAGGGTATTGCTGGTGTTGAAGCCGTTAAGCAAGACGATAAATTGGTGGGTTACGCGATTAAAGTTGTAAACCTCGAAAAAATGCCAATGCCAATTATCCTGCAGGTTAAAACCAAAAGCGGTAAAACGGATATCGTAAAAATCCCGGTTGATGTTTGGATGAAAAATACCAGCTGGCTGGTGCGTTATCCAACAACTGAAGAAATCGAATCGGTTACTTTAGATCCGAATAAGGTATTACCAGATTCGAATCCGGATAACAATACCTGGACAGCCACAGGTAACTAGTTCAGCCTGAACATCATAATTATAGCCTCCTGATTTTAAAAGATCAGGAGGTTTTTTATTGCAAACAACCGACGGTTTACTATTTCTTATCGAATAATTTAGCACCCGTTAATTTTATAGCAAATGGAAAAACCTAATTTAGAAATCAATAATCCAGAAGGTATATACGATCCCCGTCCACATGGATATTCTCACTTAGCTTCAGTTCCGGCCGAAAGCCTGCTGGTATTTGTTGCTGGTCAGGGCGGCAGTAGGATGGATGGTGTACTTAGTGCCGATTTTCGAACACAGGTAGTTATTGTATTTGAAAATATCGCTTTAGCCTTAAAAAGTAAGAATTTAGTTATGGCCAATATTGCAAGGCTCACTACATTGGTGGTCGATTATGATGAAGAGAAACATCAGATCTTAATAGAAGAGTCTGCTAAAATATGGCCTGATCAGAAATTTCCGGTAAACACGCTTATTCCGGTACAAAGGCTGGCTTTAAATGGTATGCTGATCGAAATTGATGCTACGGCTATTGGCTAATTTATAAACTGATGTTGTGTATTTTTGGAAATGAAGGGTTCCGTTCTCCTGGAGGTTTTCAGTCCCGCTCATATCTTTACCTTTATAATAAAAATAATCAAAAGAGGGAGAAAAACTTGTAGTCCCGCTAGACACGAGAATTCATCGATGTCGATGTAAAAGGATAACCCTCCCTTTTTTATTTCTTAAAGTTTGAACAGTACCTATTGACCATTTCGCTGTATTTGGATCATCTATATCATGAGCAAAAACTAAGAGAGATTATTGATTATTCTATCTAAATAATAAAGGTATGATGAACTTAAAGTATTCCATCGGAATTGATGTATCAAAAAAAGATTTTCATTGCTGTTTGTCGGTCATAGACAGTAGCCAGAAAGTAACTGTAAAATCCAGCCGTAAGTTATCTAACAGCCCTGGCGGTTTTAAAGAGTTTTTGGCATGGATCAAACAGCACCAGAAAGAAGAGCTGCCCCTGCGCATCGTAATGGAAGCCACTGGCGTGTACCATGAACAACTTGCATGGTTTCTGCATTCCAAAGGCTTAGTGTTAAGTATTTTATTGCCAAACAAAGCTAAGAAGTACTTACAGGCAGACGGAGCAAACTCTAAAAATGACAGTATAGATGCCCGCGGCCTTGCTAAGATTGGTGCAGAAAAGAACCTGGAACCTTGGACACCAGGAAGTGAGAAATTGTATGAACTCAGACACTATACCCGTCAGCATCAAAACCTAAAAGAGACCATCAATGTTATCGGTAACCAGCTTGAGGCACTGACCCATGCCCAGTTCCAAAGCAGGGAAGTTATAAAGCAGCTGAACAAAACGATAAAACTGCTTGAGCAACAAGTAGCAGAAATGGAAAAGGCAATGGGAAAGCTTGTTAAAACAGACAAGGTCTTAAATCTTCACTATGAAAACATTACGGCAATAAAAGGAATTAACCTGTTATCTTTTTGCGTAATCGTAGCTGAAACTAATGGCTTTACATTGTTTAAAAATTCGGCATCCTTGGTAAAATACTCAGGTTACGATGTGATAGAAAACCAATCGGGCAAACATATAGGAAAAACAAAAATATCAAAAAAGGGGAATTCCCGGATCAGAAGAATTCTGTTTATGCCAGCATTTTGTGCGGTAAGGGATGACCAGCCGCAATTTAAAAGTCTTTATGAAAGAGTTGTTGAGCGAACAGGATTTAAAATGAAGGGCTATGTTGCCGTGCAAAAGAAACTATTGGTAATGATGTACCATCTTTGGAAAAATGAGCAGAGATACAATCCTCAATTCAATTATTTAGAAAAAATAATAGCTCCAGAAAAATCCAGAGCTACACATGATAAAATTCCAGATGGAAGTTTTCACTAAAACAAAGGTAAAGTTATTGTGCTGTTTTACAAATGGAAGGCATTTAAGTTAATGCTTCTCAGAAGCTAAATTTTTATCAACTTTTATTTGCTTTTAAAGACAGTACCTTTCCGTTCAAGTCCTCGCTGCGCTGCGGGCTTCCACTTCAATCGGGTTTAGGAACATAGATTCGATG
Encoded proteins:
- a CDS encoding Spx/MgsR family RNA polymerase-binding regulatory protein, producing the protein MTVYGIPNCNTVKKSLDWLKAHQVDFEFHDFKKKGITAEKLNEWCNTFGWETVLNRKGLTWKKLTKEEQAKIDNQDLAIAYLKENTSAIKRPIIEQNSKAILIGFDDENYLKTLI
- a CDS encoding carboxypeptidase-like regulatory domain-containing protein, which translates into the protein MYKLIIFLLLALPIGVFAQTVTTGTVFDYSKKTLSLPGVSIRNLNSKKSTSTNKEGKYTINANIGDLLEFSAVGYHTDTLYLTNLLNRTIYLPVKSNSLKDVNITAVRMNSQVTDAKDPLAEKYTLLSTGGNLNRKRMTDKVGGLNLNLGYGKYKRQQRKEADLEEKEMYLEEIDENFTAKAITDMTKLEGEELKNFMIIYRPSVEAVKAERPYRYAYYISRAFVAWKKLTPQERKLQDLPKLKAN
- a CDS encoding M1 family metallopeptidase; translation: MKLTKLITFCLVCCVFAFSASAQQTTTSAPATNYNPAEAFGPLFYTQNGNEFRSAIGAPGPKYWQNRVDYNITASLDETKDMVTGTVTITYKNNSPDKLPYLWLQLDQNTFKETSRGYAITPARSRYGAQGEKFDGGYKIQNISVSQKAAPVKFTSLVEDTRMQIRLDQPMAANGDMVTVKMDYSFVIPKEGSDRTGHLTTKNGEIFAIAQWFPRMCVYDDVIGWNTLPYWGGGEFYCEYGDINFAITAPASHIVMGSGELLNPVEVFTPEQLQRWNAAKTSDATVHIRTEAEVTNPKSRPAKDKLTWKFKILNARDAAWASSKSFVLDAAKINLPSGKKALAVSAQPVESNGEDAYGRGVEYVKSTIEHYSTKWFEYPYPMAVNVATNIGGMEYPGIVFCGWKAKKAAAWGVIDHEFGHTWFPMIVGSNERKYGWMDEGFNTFINGISKSSFNKGEYAAPPIDMNKVGKTTIGNPVFENIMLMPDGMTERNIGVNLYFKPGMGLDLLRNQILGEDRFDYAFRQYIKNWAFKHPTPFDFFRSMENGAGEDLAWFWRSWWLNNWKMDQGIAGVEAVKQDDKLVGYAIKVVNLEKMPMPIILQVKTKSGKTDIVKIPVDVWMKNTSWLVRYPTTEEIESVTLDPNKVLPDSNPDNNTWTATGN
- a CDS encoding RidA family protein, which translates into the protein MEKPNLEINNPEGIYDPRPHGYSHLASVPAESLLVFVAGQGGSRMDGVLSADFRTQVVIVFENIALALKSKNLVMANIARLTTLVVDYDEEKHQILIEESAKIWPDQKFPVNTLIPVQRLALNGMLIEIDATAIG
- a CDS encoding IS110 family transposase, yielding MMNLKYSIGIDVSKKDFHCCLSVIDSSQKVTVKSSRKLSNSPGGFKEFLAWIKQHQKEELPLRIVMEATGVYHEQLAWFLHSKGLVLSILLPNKAKKYLQADGANSKNDSIDARGLAKIGAEKNLEPWTPGSEKLYELRHYTRQHQNLKETINVIGNQLEALTHAQFQSREVIKQLNKTIKLLEQQVAEMEKAMGKLVKTDKVLNLHYENITAIKGINLLSFCVIVAETNGFTLFKNSASLVKYSGYDVIENQSGKHIGKTKISKKGNSRIRRILFMPAFCAVRDDQPQFKSLYERVVERTGFKMKGYVAVQKKLLVMMYHLWKNEQRYNPQFNYLEKIIAPEKSRATHDKIPDGSFH